A portion of the Deltaproteobacteria bacterium genome contains these proteins:
- the fdhD gene encoding formate dehydrogenase accessory sulfurtransferase FdhD yields MMDGDPRQEIHDVLVIKGDEVLDDTLPVVREVPLTIFLNGRELITLVTTGDANRALALGFLLSEGFISNRGDLISLRDDPEVGTVEVEVSGDLSMVEKLWERRTVTSGCGKGATFYSVLDSLHARPVTSELRITPRQVYHLMAELNRMSGLYRATRGVHNSALADEEGILLFRDDIGRHNAVDKIRGAAFLEEISLEDKLLITTGRLSSEIIIKVAKMSIPILVSRSAPTSLALDLAKRVKMTLVGYVRGERMTVYTGGERIKV; encoded by the coding sequence ATGATGGACGGCGACCCACGGCAGGAAATTCATGACGTCCTGGTCATCAAAGGTGACGAGGTTCTGGATGACACCCTCCCTGTGGTTCGCGAGGTGCCCCTGACGATATTCCTTAACGGGCGGGAGCTTATTACTCTCGTTACCACGGGAGACGCCAACCGGGCGCTGGCGTTGGGCTTCCTCCTTTCCGAAGGGTTCATTTCAAACAGGGGTGACCTTATATCTCTTCGGGATGATCCTGAAGTAGGGACGGTGGAGGTGGAAGTATCCGGCGATCTGTCCATGGTCGAGAAACTGTGGGAAAGGAGGACGGTAACCTCCGGGTGCGGCAAGGGGGCGACCTTCTACAGCGTGCTCGATTCCCTGCACGCAAGGCCGGTAACATCTGAACTGCGGATTACGCCGCGCCAGGTCTATCATCTCATGGCCGAACTCAACCGGATGTCCGGGCTTTACCGGGCCACACGCGGCGTTCATAACAGCGCCCTGGCCGATGAGGAGGGTATCCTGCTGTTTCGGGACGACATCGGCCGTCATAACGCGGTGGACAAGATCCGGGGGGCGGCCTTTCTTGAAGAAATTTCCCTCGAGGACAAGTTGCTTATTACCACCGGCCGCCTGTCCTCCGAGATCATCATCAAGGTGGCCAAGATGAGTATCCCCATTCTCGTTTCCAGGTCCGCTCCCACGTCGCTGGCGCTCGACCTGGCCAAAAGGGTGAAAATGACCCTGGTGGGTTATGTCCGGGGCGAGAGGATGACGGTCTACACCGGAGGCGAACGGATCAAGGTGTAA
- a CDS encoding Arc family DNA-binding protein → MPNILVRDLGDETIKHIKARARRNGRSMQSEIKNIIENAARSESRDTVILSARIRRMLGGREHTDSAKLAEKSSRV, encoded by the coding sequence ATGCCCAATATCCTCGTGCGGGATCTCGGAGATGAAACCATCAAACACATCAAGGCGCGGGCGCGGCGAAACGGCCGGTCCATGCAGTCCGAGATAAAGAACATCATCGAAAATGCCGCCCGGTCGGAGTCCCGGGACACCGTTATCCTCTCCGCGAGGATACGGAGGATGCTCGGAGGCCGGGAACACACGGACAGCGCGAAGCTTGCCGAGAAATCGAGCAGGGTTTGA
- the ligA gene encoding NAD-dependent DNA ligase LigA, with protein sequence MTVPEKVRREVEELRRQLERHNYLYYTLDRPEIPDEEYDRLLRRLADLEKSHPELESPDSPTARVGAPPRKDFGAVRHTIPMLSLGNVFNEGEALEFDRRLKRLLKPSGEIDYVVEPKLDGLGVELVYERGSLVLGSTRGDGMVGEDITANLRTVRSIPLRLGALPRRGGTELEVPDRMEIRGEILMFKDEFQALNARRLEEGEPPFANPRNAAAGSLRQLDPGVTASRRLDGFFYTVGELSDAGPDNQWDLLSYLSSLGLKVNHLRRRCLGMDDALAFYDELLQLRDDLPYEIDGMVIKVNRFDQREILGTSSRSPRWAIAYKFPPQQVESVVNDIVAQVGRTGVITPVAVLQPVKVGGVTVSRATLHNQDEIDRKDVRIGDTVLVQRAGDVIPEVVDVLGSRRTGKEVPYTIPDSCPVCGAHVIRLEGKAAHRCTNIACPAQVKERIFHFASRGGMDIEGLGRKTISQLVDGKMVKDPADLYLLKEDQLLSLNLFADRSAKKLLEAIDATRGRPWSRFIFALGIPLVGRFVSKILADRFRTLAELKEATVDQMAAIDNIGPGTAESVRAFFDEESNVRVAGRLYSYIKPEIPGGHRGTDLVGKIFVLTGTLANLTREEAKERIESLGGRVTSSVSRRTDYLVAGADPGSKLPRAKELGVTLLNEGDFLVLLGEG encoded by the coding sequence GTGACCGTTCCGGAAAAAGTCAGGCGGGAAGTGGAGGAACTCCGCCGGCAGCTCGAACGGCACAACTACCTCTACTACACCCTGGACAGGCCGGAAATCCCGGACGAGGAGTATGACCGCCTTCTCAGACGCCTGGCCGATCTTGAGAAATCCCACCCGGAACTTGAGTCCCCGGATTCCCCCACGGCCCGGGTCGGCGCCCCCCCCCGGAAGGATTTCGGAGCAGTCAGACATACGATTCCCATGTTGTCTCTGGGTAATGTTTTCAATGAGGGGGAGGCGTTGGAGTTTGACCGCCGTCTCAAACGGCTGCTGAAACCCTCCGGCGAGATCGACTATGTTGTCGAACCCAAACTCGACGGCCTTGGTGTAGAGCTTGTCTACGAGAGGGGATCCCTGGTCCTGGGTTCCACACGTGGCGACGGGATGGTGGGTGAGGATATCACAGCGAACCTGCGGACGGTCCGGTCGATCCCCCTTCGTCTGGGCGCTTTGCCCCGCAGAGGTGGCACAGAACTTGAGGTGCCCGACCGCATGGAAATACGCGGTGAAATACTCATGTTCAAGGATGAGTTCCAGGCGCTCAATGCCCGACGTCTTGAGGAGGGCGAACCCCCATTCGCCAACCCGAGGAACGCCGCCGCCGGCTCCCTCAGGCAGCTCGATCCGGGTGTGACGGCATCACGGCGCCTGGACGGGTTTTTTTACACTGTAGGGGAATTGTCGGATGCCGGACCGGACAACCAGTGGGACCTGCTGTCCTACCTGTCCAGCCTGGGTTTGAAGGTCAACCATCTTCGCCGCCGATGCCTGGGCATGGATGATGCCCTGGCATTCTATGACGAGCTGCTCCAGTTGAGGGACGACCTGCCCTACGAGATCGACGGCATGGTGATCAAGGTGAACAGGTTCGACCAGCGTGAGATCCTGGGGACTTCCTCCCGAAGCCCGAGATGGGCCATAGCCTACAAGTTCCCCCCCCAGCAGGTTGAGTCGGTCGTTAACGATATTGTCGCTCAGGTAGGAAGAACCGGGGTCATTACCCCGGTCGCTGTGCTCCAACCGGTCAAGGTCGGGGGAGTTACAGTCTCCCGGGCGACCCTTCACAACCAGGATGAGATAGACCGCAAGGATGTCAGGATCGGCGATACGGTTCTGGTCCAAAGGGCCGGGGACGTCATCCCCGAGGTGGTGGATGTCCTCGGGAGCAGACGAACCGGCAAAGAGGTCCCCTACACCATCCCTGACAGTTGTCCTGTCTGCGGGGCTCACGTGATCCGTCTGGAGGGCAAGGCGGCCCACCGCTGTACCAACATCGCCTGCCCTGCCCAGGTCAAGGAGAGGATTTTTCACTTCGCCTCCCGCGGAGGAATGGACATCGAGGGGCTCGGGAGAAAAACCATATCTCAACTCGTCGACGGGAAAATGGTGAAAGACCCCGCGGATCTTTACCTCCTGAAGGAGGATCAACTCCTTTCTCTGAACCTGTTCGCGGACCGGTCTGCGAAAAAACTGCTGGAGGCCATAGACGCCACCCGGGGGAGGCCGTGGTCCAGGTTTATCTTCGCTCTCGGAATCCCGCTTGTTGGAAGGTTCGTTTCAAAGATTCTCGCCGACCGGTTCAGGACCCTTGCGGAGCTCAAGGAGGCAACGGTCGACCAGATGGCGGCCATCGACAATATCGGCCCGGGGACAGCTGAATCGGTGCGGGCCTTTTTCGATGAGGAAAGCAACGTCCGTGTCGCCGGCAGGCTTTACAGTTATATAAAACCTGAGATCCCAGGGGGGCACAGGGGGACGGACCTGGTTGGGAAGATCTTCGTACTCACCGGGACACTGGCGAATCTTACCAGGGAAGAAGCCAAAGAGAGGATCGAATCCCTGGGGGGGCGGGTGACGTCGTCCGTGAGCAGAAGAACCGACTACCTCGTCGCGGGTGCGGACCCCGGGAGCAAACTTCCCAGGGCGAAGGAACTTGGCGTCACGCTCCTGAATGAGGGTGACTTTCTGGTATTATTGGGAGAAGGATGA
- a CDS encoding ATP-binding protein: MIARNITDGILESLSDSPVVLLVGARQVGKSTLAQKIASDHHQARYLTLDDAVILSAARSDAAGFLSGLEGPVVLDEVQRAPELFPAIKASVDRDRKSGRFLLTGSADVMLLPKVSESLAGRMEIHTLWPFSQGELSGVKESFIDLLFMESKRYPEVPGPENRDRDIAGRIVTGGYPEIIKRTGESRRRSWYGSYITTILQRDIRELANIEGLTDLPRILSLLAARASSLLNYAELSRSSGLPQSTFKRYMALLEAAFLVRRIPSWSGNLSKRLVRSPKLFLNDTGLAAYLMGLNRAGLSANKTIFGPLLENFVVMELMKQTAWSEASPGIYHFRSQTGQEVDVVLEARDGTCVGVEVKASRTVGAGDFRGLKALAELLGPKFVRGVILYTGKETVPFAENMHAVPVDSLFRGEAGREMGGISNVR; the protein is encoded by the coding sequence ATGATAGCCAGGAACATAACAGACGGAATTCTTGAAAGCCTTTCGGACAGCCCGGTGGTCCTGCTCGTCGGGGCAAGACAGGTCGGGAAGAGCACCCTGGCGCAGAAGATCGCTTCCGATCATCATCAGGCACGATATCTGACCCTTGACGATGCCGTGATCCTGTCAGCGGCGCGGTCCGACGCCGCCGGTTTCCTGTCGGGGCTGGAAGGTCCGGTGGTGCTGGATGAAGTGCAGAGGGCTCCGGAGCTTTTCCCGGCCATCAAGGCCTCGGTGGACCGGGACCGTAAGTCCGGGAGGTTTCTGCTGACGGGATCGGCCGACGTCATGCTCCTCCCGAAGGTCTCCGAGTCCCTGGCAGGGAGGATGGAGATCCACACCCTGTGGCCGTTTTCCCAGGGAGAGCTCTCGGGCGTGAAGGAGAGCTTCATAGACCTGCTGTTCATGGAGTCGAAAAGATATCCTGAGGTGCCGGGTCCGGAAAACCGGGACCGGGACATCGCTGGAAGGATAGTGACCGGCGGCTATCCGGAGATAATAAAAAGAACCGGCGAGTCCAGGAGACGGAGCTGGTACGGTTCCTACATCACGACTATCCTTCAAAGAGACATACGCGAACTGGCCAATATAGAGGGATTGACCGATCTGCCCCGCATACTGTCCCTGCTCGCCGCCAGGGCCTCTTCCCTGCTCAACTACGCGGAACTGTCCAGAAGTTCGGGATTGCCCCAGAGCACTTTCAAGCGCTACATGGCACTGCTGGAGGCAGCGTTTCTGGTTCGCCGGATTCCCTCCTGGTCGGGCAACCTGTCCAAAAGGCTCGTCAGGTCGCCAAAGTTATTTTTAAACGACACCGGCCTTGCGGCGTACCTGATGGGATTGAACAGGGCCGGCTTGAGCGCAAATAAAACGATTTTCGGGCCGCTCCTTGAAAACTTCGTCGTTATGGAACTGATGAAGCAGACCGCCTGGAGCGAGGCGTCCCCGGGCATTTACCACTTCAGGTCGCAGACCGGGCAGGAGGTGGACGTTGTCCTCGAAGCACGGGACGGCACGTGCGTGGGTGTCGAGGTGAAGGCTTCCCGGACCGTCGGCGCCGGCGATTTCAGGGGGCTCAAGGCCCTGGCCGAGCTGCTGGGTCCAAAGTTCGTCAGGGGCGTGATCCTCTATACCGGAAAGGAGACCGTTCCCTTTGCCGAAAACATGCACGCTGTTCCAGTGGATTCATTGTTCAGGGGAGAAGCAGGAAGGGAAATGGGGGGTATATCTAATGTCCGATAA
- a CDS encoding type II toxin-antitoxin system VapC family toxin, with amino-acid sequence MNRFVVEACVAVKWFVPEVHSESAVRLLEGFNELVATEQLLPEAGDLLSRKVRLGELTIEESREVYAALSSVAVDIHPSRHLIEAALEIAAAMDRPLSDGLSLALAVRQECRMVTAGRELYDTVRGTPFAKHLKWIGDV; translated from the coding sequence TTGAACCGGTTCGTCGTGGAGGCCTGTGTGGCCGTCAAGTGGTTTGTCCCGGAGGTGCACTCCGAAAGTGCGGTCCGCCTCCTGGAAGGATTCAACGAATTGGTGGCCACGGAACAGCTCCTTCCGGAGGCCGGCGATCTCCTCTCCCGGAAGGTTCGGCTCGGGGAGCTTACCATTGAAGAGAGCCGCGAGGTCTATGCCGCGCTCAGCTCGGTGGCGGTGGACATCCATCCTTCCCGCCATCTCATCGAGGCGGCGCTGGAGATAGCGGCGGCCATGGATCGCCCTCTCTCCGATGGTTTGAGCCTCGCCCTTGCGGTCCGGCAGGAATGCCGCATGGTCACCGCCGGGAGGGAGCTTTACGATACCGTTCGCGGGACACCCTTCGCCAAGCACCTGAAATGGATAGGGGATGTTTGA
- a CDS encoding inorganic phosphate transporter, protein MAWNIGANDVANAMGTSVGSHAVSLKQAVLLAGVFEFAGAFLVGGHVTDTVRKGIVSPAIFQGNADLFVLGMLSALLASGIWLNLSTALGLPVSTTHSIVGAIVGFGLLVGGMSAINWGRLGSVVASWFISPLVGGVIAFVTFSFIKRTVLASWDPVRAARRVVPILIFPVAVVLVLSMLFKGLKNLHLDIPFREALIIALAVGVLAYLTMKFILVRKYAVRPRKRKAAFDQVEGIFRYLQIGTACYVAFAHGANDVANAIGPFAAIVSVFKTGNLEMTVGVPIWILALGGVGIVIGLGTWGYKVIETVGRKITSITPSRGFSAEFATATTVLACSKLGLPVSTSHTLVGSIIGVGMAKGVAAINLRVIRNIINSWLITIPAAAVLTILIFLLLKAVAL, encoded by the coding sequence ATGGCATGGAACATCGGCGCCAACGATGTGGCCAACGCCATGGGAACGTCCGTGGGTTCCCACGCCGTCAGCCTCAAGCAGGCTGTTTTACTTGCAGGGGTGTTCGAATTCGCCGGGGCTTTCCTCGTTGGGGGGCACGTCACCGACACCGTTCGCAAGGGGATCGTTTCTCCCGCCATTTTCCAGGGCAACGCGGACCTCTTCGTCCTGGGAATGCTGTCGGCCCTGCTGGCGTCGGGTATCTGGCTGAACCTGTCCACAGCGTTGGGCCTTCCCGTCTCCACCACCCACTCCATCGTGGGGGCCATTGTGGGTTTCGGCCTCCTTGTCGGCGGGATGTCTGCGATAAACTGGGGAAGGCTGGGCTCGGTGGTGGCGAGTTGGTTTATCTCCCCGTTGGTCGGGGGGGTTATCGCGTTTGTTACCTTCTCGTTCATCAAAAGGACCGTTCTGGCGTCCTGGGATCCTGTCCGTGCCGCGAGGAGAGTCGTTCCAATCCTCATCTTTCCGGTGGCCGTTGTGCTTGTCTTATCCATGCTCTTTAAAGGGCTGAAAAATCTGCATCTGGATATTCCCTTCAGGGAAGCCCTCATTATCGCCCTTGCCGTCGGCGTTCTGGCCTACCTGACCATGAAGTTCATCCTGGTGAGAAAGTATGCCGTCAGACCAAGGAAACGGAAGGCTGCATTCGATCAGGTTGAAGGGATATTCAGATACCTCCAGATTGGGACTGCCTGTTACGTGGCGTTCGCCCATGGCGCAAATGATGTCGCCAACGCCATCGGGCCGTTCGCCGCCATTGTGTCCGTATTTAAAACCGGCAATCTCGAAATGACAGTGGGCGTACCGATATGGATCCTTGCCCTGGGCGGCGTTGGGATCGTCATCGGCCTGGGAACATGGGGATACAAGGTCATCGAGACGGTGGGCAGAAAGATCACCTCTATTACACCCTCCCGCGGTTTCTCGGCGGAGTTTGCCACCGCAACTACTGTTCTCGCCTGCTCCAAACTTGGTCTGCCGGTTTCCACCAGCCATACTCTGGTAGGATCCATCATCGGTGTGGGCATGGCCAAGGGGGTGGCGGCCATCAACCTTCGGGTGATCCGCAATATCATCAATTCCTGGCTCATTACCATTCCCGCCGCCGCCGTTTTGACCATCCTTATCTTCCTCCTGCTCAAGGCAGTCGCCCTGTGA